One region of Catenuloplanes indicus genomic DNA includes:
- a CDS encoding LLM class F420-dependent oxidoreductase, producing MTVRLGSFGIWSREALWTGADAADAATELEEIGLGTLWLGGASGTLQVPERLLDATTTLTVATGIVSIWETAADDLAAAYRRVTERHPDERLLVGIGNSHSLLVNSRGGSYDRPVARTIAFLDLLDVPKEHRALAALGPRMLGIAAERTLGTHPYLTTPEHTAQARALLGKDVLIAPEQGVVLEADPAKARELARGALRMYLALENYTNNFRRLGFTDEDLADGGSDRLIDALFAWGTDEAVAARLREHLDAGADHVCAQIITADPDTLPRAEWRRLAAVL from the coding sequence ATGACGGTACGGCTGGGATCGTTCGGCATCTGGAGCCGGGAAGCGCTCTGGACCGGTGCGGACGCCGCGGACGCCGCGACCGAACTTGAGGAGATCGGCCTCGGCACGCTGTGGCTCGGCGGCGCGTCCGGCACGCTCCAGGTGCCGGAACGGCTGCTCGACGCGACCACCACGCTCACGGTCGCGACCGGCATCGTCTCCATCTGGGAGACGGCGGCGGACGACCTCGCGGCCGCGTACCGCCGGGTCACCGAGCGGCACCCGGACGAGCGTCTGCTGGTCGGCATCGGCAACAGTCACAGCCTGCTGGTCAACTCGCGCGGCGGCAGCTATGACCGGCCGGTCGCCCGGACGATCGCGTTCCTGGACCTGCTGGACGTCCCGAAGGAGCACCGTGCGCTGGCCGCGCTCGGACCGCGCATGCTGGGCATCGCGGCGGAGCGGACGCTCGGCACGCACCCGTACCTGACCACGCCCGAGCACACCGCGCAGGCCCGCGCGCTGCTCGGCAAGGACGTGCTGATCGCGCCGGAGCAGGGCGTGGTGCTGGAGGCGGACCCGGCGAAGGCGCGGGAGCTGGCCCGTGGCGCGCTGCGGATGTACCTGGCCCTGGAGAACTACACGAACAACTTCCGCCGGCTGGGCTTCACCGACGAGGACCTGGCGGACGGCGGCAGCGACCGGCTGATCGACGCGCTCTTCGCCTGGGGCACGGACGAGGCGGTGGCGGCCCGGCTGCGGGAACACCTGGACGCCGGCGCGGACCACGTCTGCGCTCAGATCATCACGGCCGACCCGGACACGCTGCCCCGCGCGGAATGGCGCCGCCTCGCGGCCGTGCTGTAG
- a CDS encoding putative bifunctional diguanylate cyclase/phosphodiesterase, with amino-acid sequence MWQPDETADLVRLAHAWTRAITAATFVPGPRRRALDLLESFTVRLADALVDEPFDADAGYRVGQELVDARIAGPAVLGETIAVLTPGLLARTSTPTRVGALLGRLSTGFTETLRERGAHATESLRRAVDEMRRREEAGIQRRLTNTLLYDQLTGLPNRAKLLDGLASVIGNALPGERVGLCLLDVDRFTAVTDTMGPERGDDLLRLVARKLRAVAHRHRYYLHHIGSDRFAAVITGTAGPNDLIKAADLLLRALTDPYVTDGHAVPITGRAGIAETTAADATPESLLRAATIALGWAGQPGSGPVAVFDPDRNRVHVRRHELTAAMPGALDDGQFLLHFQPVVDLLDHRTAGVEALARWRLPATGLLPPADFVPLAERTGLIRPLGAHLLELACARGAEWHPSGVFVSVNLSPVQLADPGLVAAVAAALDRTGLLPSRLQLELTGGAGPGGQRETLRGLADLGVRLAVDDFGAGFAGLADLAELPISAVKLAPRFLHGLDRPGPADEPALLAGVIRLCHDLGVTVTAVGVETEAQAAALRRLGCDFGQGFRFARPAPASDITRLLG; translated from the coding sequence ATGTGGCAACCCGATGAGACGGCGGATCTCGTCCGTCTCGCGCACGCGTGGACGCGTGCGATAACGGCTGCCACCTTCGTGCCCGGCCCGCGCCGCCGCGCGCTCGACCTGCTGGAGTCGTTCACGGTCCGGCTGGCGGACGCGCTGGTCGACGAGCCGTTCGACGCGGACGCCGGCTACCGCGTGGGCCAGGAGCTGGTCGACGCGCGGATCGCCGGCCCGGCCGTGCTCGGCGAGACGATCGCGGTGCTCACGCCGGGCCTGCTGGCCCGGACCAGCACACCCACCCGGGTCGGCGCGCTGCTCGGCCGGCTCTCCACCGGGTTCACCGAGACGCTGCGCGAACGCGGCGCGCACGCGACCGAGAGCCTGCGCCGCGCGGTCGACGAGATGCGGCGCCGGGAGGAGGCCGGCATTCAGCGCCGGCTGACGAACACGCTGCTGTACGACCAGCTGACCGGCCTGCCGAACCGGGCGAAGCTGCTCGACGGCCTCGCCTCGGTGATCGGCAACGCGCTGCCCGGCGAGCGCGTCGGCCTCTGCCTGCTGGACGTGGACCGGTTCACCGCGGTCACCGACACGATGGGCCCGGAGCGCGGCGACGACCTGCTGCGCCTGGTCGCCCGGAAACTGCGCGCGGTCGCCCACCGGCACCGCTACTACCTGCACCACATCGGCAGCGACCGGTTCGCCGCGGTGATCACCGGGACGGCCGGGCCGAACGACCTGATCAAGGCGGCCGACCTGCTGCTCCGCGCGCTGACCGACCCGTACGTGACGGACGGCCACGCCGTGCCGATCACCGGCCGGGCCGGGATCGCGGAGACCACGGCAGCGGACGCCACCCCGGAGTCGCTGCTGCGCGCGGCCACGATCGCGCTCGGCTGGGCGGGGCAGCCCGGCTCCGGCCCGGTCGCGGTCTTCGACCCGGACCGCAACCGCGTCCACGTCCGCCGCCACGAGCTGACCGCGGCCATGCCGGGCGCGCTCGACGACGGCCAGTTCCTGCTGCACTTCCAGCCGGTCGTCGACCTGCTCGACCATCGGACCGCCGGAGTGGAGGCGCTGGCCCGCTGGCGGCTGCCGGCCACCGGCCTGCTCCCGCCCGCCGACTTCGTGCCCCTGGCCGAGCGGACCGGCCTGATCCGCCCGCTCGGCGCGCACCTGCTGGAGCTGGCCTGCGCCCGCGGCGCGGAGTGGCATCCCTCCGGCGTGTTCGTCAGCGTGAACCTGTCCCCGGTCCAGCTGGCCGATCCGGGCCTGGTCGCGGCGGTCGCGGCCGCGCTGGACCGCACCGGGCTGCTGCCGTCCCGGCTGCAACTGGAGCTGACCGGCGGTGCCGGGCCGGGCGGGCAGCGGGAGACCCTGCGCGGCCTTGCCGACCTGGGGGTGCGGCTGGCCGTCGACGACTTCGGCGCCGGTTTCGCCGGACTGGCCGATCTGGCGGAGCTGCCGATCAGCGCGGTCAAGCTCGCGCCCCGGTTCCTGCACGGGCTGGACCGGCCGGGCCCCGCGGACGAGCCGGCGCTGCTGGCCGGCGTGATCCGGCTCTGCCACGACCTGGGCGTGACGGTCACCGCGGTCGGTGTCGAGACGGAGGCGCAGGCTGCGGCGCTGCGCCGGCTCGGCTGCGACTTCGGGCAGGGATTCCGCTTCGCCCGGCCGGCACCGGCGTCGGACATCACACGCCTGCTCGGGTGA
- a CDS encoding cytochrome P450: protein MTIDFADPELIRNPYPALAVLRERGPVVWHDADRTWLAASHATVRTVLRDRRFGRVWRDREPAARFAPFNLLHRNQMMENEPPVHTRLRSLVASAFARGHVTRLGPAITARARELLDRAPDEFDLLADFAEPLAVDVIAELLGVPGADRHLLRPWSAAIVRMYEPSPSPETEERAVRASAEFAGYLRALAADRRRRPREDLITHLVTVRDGSDRLSEDELCASAILLLNAGHEASVNALGGGWVALRRHPAELARLRADRRLIPAAVEEMIRYDPPLHLFVRTATSDVEIGGVTVPAGGRIAALLGAANRDPAVFAAPDRFDIGRDPNPHVGFGAGLHFCLGAPLARLELRAGLAALLDEPPELSEEPEQRPTFVLRAYRKVMVRR from the coding sequence GTGACGATCGACTTCGCGGATCCGGAGCTGATCAGAAACCCCTATCCGGCACTGGCCGTGCTGCGCGAACGCGGCCCGGTGGTGTGGCACGACGCGGACCGGACGTGGCTGGCCGCGAGCCACGCGACCGTGCGGACCGTGCTGCGGGACCGGCGGTTCGGGCGGGTCTGGCGGGATCGGGAGCCGGCCGCGCGTTTCGCGCCGTTCAACCTGCTTCACCGGAATCAGATGATGGAGAACGAACCGCCGGTGCACACCCGGCTGCGCTCGCTGGTCGCGTCCGCGTTCGCGCGCGGGCACGTGACCCGGCTCGGCCCGGCGATCACGGCGCGCGCCCGCGAGCTGCTCGATCGGGCGCCGGACGAGTTCGATCTGCTGGCCGATTTCGCGGAGCCGCTGGCGGTGGACGTGATCGCGGAGCTGCTCGGCGTGCCGGGCGCGGACCGGCACCTGCTGCGGCCGTGGTCGGCCGCGATCGTGCGGATGTACGAGCCGTCCCCGTCACCGGAGACCGAGGAGCGCGCGGTGCGGGCCTCGGCGGAGTTCGCCGGATATCTGCGGGCACTCGCGGCGGATCGGCGGCGGCGACCGCGCGAAGATCTGATCACCCACCTCGTGACGGTACGGGACGGGAGCGACCGGCTGAGCGAGGACGAACTGTGTGCGTCCGCGATCCTGCTGCTCAACGCGGGTCACGAGGCCTCGGTGAACGCGCTCGGCGGCGGCTGGGTCGCGTTGCGGCGGCACCCGGCCGAACTGGCCCGGCTGCGCGCGGACCGGCGCCTGATCCCGGCCGCGGTCGAGGAGATGATCCGGTACGACCCGCCGCTGCACCTGTTCGTCCGCACCGCCACGTCCGACGTGGAGATCGGCGGCGTGACCGTGCCGGCCGGCGGGCGGATCGCGGCGCTGCTCGGGGCCGCGAACCGGGACCCGGCCGTGTTCGCCGCGCCGGACCGGTTCGACATCGGCCGTGACCCGAACCCGCACGTGGGTTTCGGCGCCGGGCTGCACTTCTGCCTGGGTGCGCCGCTGGCCCGGCTGGAGTTGCGAGCGGGCCTGGCCGCGCTGCTGGACGAGCCACCGGAGTTGTCGGAGGAACCGGAGCAGCGGCCGACGTTCGTGCTCCGGGCGTATCGGAAGGTCATGGTGCGACGGTGA
- a CDS encoding GNAT family N-acetyltransferase has protein sequence MAEITTRPVTVADAPALAALLTANRAHLAPWDPVRPDDYFTVAGQADLIDTGLRTTSILHVILADGEIAGRINLNNVVRGPFQSGNLGYWVDHARTGRGVATAAVRAFTRVVFGEQGLHRMEAGTLVHNHASQRVLTRNGFTPFGLAPRYLRIAGDWQDHRMFQLLAEDQHER, from the coding sequence ATGGCCGAGATCACCACCCGTCCCGTCACCGTGGCGGACGCGCCCGCGCTCGCCGCGCTGCTCACCGCGAACCGCGCCCACCTGGCCCCGTGGGACCCGGTCCGCCCGGACGACTACTTCACCGTGGCCGGGCAGGCCGACCTGATCGACACCGGGCTGCGTACCACGTCGATCCTGCACGTCATCCTGGCCGACGGTGAGATCGCCGGCCGGATCAACCTGAACAACGTGGTCCGCGGCCCGTTCCAGTCCGGCAACCTCGGCTACTGGGTGGACCACGCCCGTACCGGCCGCGGCGTCGCCACCGCGGCGGTCCGCGCGTTCACCCGGGTGGTCTTCGGCGAGCAGGGCCTGCACCGGATGGAGGCCGGCACGCTGGTCCACAACCACGCCTCACAGCGCGTCCTCACCCGCAACGGGTTCACGCCGTTCGGCCTCGCCCCGCGCTACCTGCGGATCGCCGGTGACTGGCAGGACCACCGCATGTTCCAGCTCCTGGCGGAGGACCAGCACGAGCGGTGA
- a CDS encoding DUF1152 domain-containing protein yields the protein MVPPLFAALAECRSVIVAGAGGGFDVYAGLPLAAALRAEGKRVHLASLAFTQLELIELDAWAAENLALVTPSTAGPDDYFPERTLARFLSARGWPDEVYAFPRVGVAPLRAAYRALIDRTGADALVLVDGGTDILLRGDEAGLGTPAEDMTSLGAAAGLDLPVKLVTSLGFGIDAFHGVVHTQVLENLAALDRTGDYLGALSVPSGGPEAALYRDAVADAVAATPLRPSIVQTQIAAALRGDCGDVHDSVRTRGSTLFVNPLMAIYFTVRLDALAARNLYLDRLTDTVGMRQVLSRIEAFRDGFGAFRTPRAFPH from the coding sequence ATGGTGCCGCCGCTGTTCGCGGCGCTGGCGGAGTGCCGGTCGGTGATCGTGGCGGGCGCCGGCGGGGGCTTCGACGTCTACGCGGGCCTGCCGCTGGCCGCGGCGCTGCGCGCGGAGGGCAAGCGCGTGCACCTGGCCAGCCTCGCGTTCACCCAGCTGGAGCTGATCGAGCTGGACGCGTGGGCGGCGGAGAACCTGGCGCTGGTCACGCCGTCGACCGCGGGCCCGGACGACTACTTCCCGGAACGGACGCTGGCCCGGTTCCTGTCCGCGCGCGGCTGGCCGGACGAGGTCTACGCGTTCCCGCGGGTCGGTGTGGCGCCGCTGCGCGCCGCGTACCGCGCGCTGATCGACCGGACCGGCGCGGACGCGCTCGTGCTGGTGGACGGCGGCACGGACATCCTGCTGCGCGGCGACGAGGCCGGCCTCGGCACGCCCGCGGAGGACATGACCAGCCTCGGCGCGGCGGCCGGGCTGGACCTGCCGGTCAAGCTGGTGACGTCGCTCGGCTTCGGCATCGACGCGTTCCACGGCGTGGTGCACACGCAGGTGCTGGAGAACCTGGCCGCGCTGGACCGGACCGGCGACTACCTCGGCGCGCTGTCCGTCCCGTCCGGCGGTCCGGAGGCCGCGCTGTACCGGGACGCGGTCGCGGACGCGGTCGCGGCCACGCCGCTGCGGCCGAGCATCGTGCAGACCCAGATCGCGGCCGCGCTGCGCGGTGACTGCGGCGACGTGCACGACAGCGTCCGGACGCGCGGCAGCACGCTGTTCGTCAACCCGCTGATGGCGATCTACTTCACGGTGCGGCTGGACGCGCTCGCCGCCCGCAACCTCTACCTGGACCGGCTGACGGACACGGTCGGCATGCGCCAGGTCCTGTCCCGCATCGAGGCGTTCCGCGACGGCTTCGGCGCGTTCCGCACACCGCGCGCGTTCCCGCACTGA
- a CDS encoding flavin-containing monooxygenase: MVSVAVVGGGLGGTAVAALLRKAGFTDIVLLERAARLGGVWRDNRYPGCACDVPAPLYSYSFLPNPHWSRRYPPHHEILAYVQHCADTLGVTPHVRLNTEVTDARWDSGRWRLRTADGAELEADVLVPAVGQLSRPVVPALPGAATFAGRALHTTGWDDTVQVTGRRVAVIGTGASAIQLVPAIAGDAAHVTVFQRTAPWIVPKPDRRYGPVRRLLYRRVPGAMWPARAATLLLTWFATRAITGDALARTLVTWLSAAQRRWQVKDPALRAKVRPSIPLGCKRTLFTNAWLPALARPDVDLVTEKITAIEPAGVRTADGVLHEADLLVYGTGFTTAEFVAPMRVTGRDGIGLHETWRDGARAYLGMAVPGFPNMFLVYGPNTNTGTTSVVVFHEAQARYIVQAVRALAAGSGPLCVSPTVAARHDEEIQRRLSGSVWTGCDSWYLGPGGRVVTNWPGTGSEYIRRTARLDPADYAA, translated from the coding sequence ATGGTCAGTGTCGCCGTCGTAGGGGGCGGGCTCGGCGGAACAGCGGTCGCCGCGCTGCTGCGCAAGGCCGGGTTCACCGACATCGTGCTGCTGGAGCGCGCGGCCCGGCTCGGCGGCGTCTGGCGGGACAACCGCTACCCCGGGTGCGCCTGTGACGTGCCGGCGCCGCTCTACTCCTACTCGTTCCTGCCGAATCCGCACTGGTCCCGGCGCTACCCACCGCACCACGAGATCCTCGCGTACGTGCAGCACTGCGCGGACACGCTCGGCGTCACGCCGCACGTCCGGCTGAACACCGAGGTCACCGACGCGCGCTGGGACTCCGGCCGGTGGCGGCTGCGCACCGCGGACGGCGCCGAGCTTGAGGCGGACGTGCTGGTCCCGGCGGTCGGGCAGCTCTCCCGGCCGGTGGTGCCGGCGCTGCCGGGCGCGGCCACGTTCGCCGGCCGGGCGCTGCACACCACCGGCTGGGACGACACGGTCCAGGTCACCGGCCGGCGGGTCGCGGTGATCGGCACCGGCGCAAGTGCGATCCAGCTGGTCCCGGCGATCGCCGGGGACGCCGCGCACGTCACCGTCTTCCAGCGCACCGCCCCGTGGATCGTGCCCAAACCCGACCGACGGTACGGACCGGTGCGGCGCCTCCTGTACCGCCGGGTCCCGGGCGCGATGTGGCCGGCCCGCGCGGCCACGCTGCTGCTCACCTGGTTCGCGACCCGGGCGATCACCGGGGACGCGCTCGCCCGTACCCTCGTGACCTGGTTGTCCGCCGCGCAGCGGCGCTGGCAGGTCAAGGACCCGGCGTTGCGGGCGAAGGTGCGGCCGTCGATCCCGCTCGGCTGCAAGCGCACGCTGTTCACGAACGCGTGGCTGCCCGCGCTCGCCCGCCCGGACGTGGACCTGGTCACCGAGAAGATCACCGCGATCGAACCGGCCGGTGTGCGCACCGCGGACGGCGTGCTGCACGAGGCCGACCTGCTGGTCTACGGGACCGGCTTCACCACGGCCGAGTTCGTGGCGCCGATGCGGGTGACCGGCCGCGACGGCATCGGGCTGCACGAGACGTGGCGGGACGGCGCGCGGGCCTACCTGGGGATGGCGGTGCCGGGCTTCCCGAACATGTTCCTGGTGTACGGCCCGAACACGAACACCGGGACCACGTCCGTGGTGGTGTTCCACGAGGCGCAGGCGCGCTACATCGTGCAGGCGGTGCGCGCGCTGGCGGCCGGGTCCGGTCCGCTGTGCGTGTCCCCCACGGTCGCGGCCCGGCACGACGAGGAGATCCAGCGACGGCTGTCCGGCAGCGTGTGGACCGGCTGTGACAGCTGGTATCTGGGGCCGGGCGGGCGGGTGGTCACGAACTGGCCGGGCACCGGAAGCGAGTACATCCGGCGGACCGCACGGCTCGATCCCGCGGACTACGCGGCGTGA
- a CDS encoding carbon-nitrogen hydrolase family protein — protein MRRSLRIAVAQPECVAHDVAANARAHAALVRRAADARVVVFPEMSLTGYELDAPPLAPGDPRLAPLIEACARTGALALAGAPVGPAPGKHIGVLAVDRSGARVAYRKMFVGGTEAEHMTPGTAPALVEVDGVRLGLAVCKDTGVPEQAARTAALGVDAYLAGVLDHADELHIQDERARRIAAEHGVWVAFASFAAPTGFGYADAGGRSRIWAPDGRVVAEAGPRPGDLAIHTLEYAG, from the coding sequence GTGAGGAGATCGTTGCGGATCGCGGTGGCACAGCCGGAATGTGTGGCGCACGACGTGGCCGCGAATGCGCGCGCCCACGCCGCGCTGGTGCGGCGGGCCGCGGACGCACGCGTGGTGGTCTTCCCGGAGATGTCGCTCACCGGGTACGAACTGGACGCTCCCCCGCTGGCGCCGGGCGACCCGCGGCTCGCGCCGTTGATCGAGGCGTGCGCGCGGACGGGTGCGCTCGCGCTGGCCGGTGCGCCGGTCGGCCCCGCACCGGGGAAACACATCGGCGTGCTGGCCGTGGACCGGTCGGGCGCGCGGGTGGCCTACCGGAAGATGTTCGTCGGCGGCACGGAGGCGGAGCACATGACGCCGGGCACCGCGCCGGCCCTGGTCGAGGTGGACGGCGTGCGGCTCGGCCTGGCCGTCTGCAAGGACACCGGCGTGCCGGAGCAGGCCGCGCGGACCGCCGCGCTCGGCGTCGACGCGTACCTGGCCGGCGTCCTCGACCACGCGGACGAGCTGCACATCCAGGACGAGCGCGCGCGGCGGATCGCGGCCGAGCACGGCGTCTGGGTGGCGTTCGCCAGCTTCGCGGCGCCGACCGGGTTCGGGTACGCGGACGCGGGCGGCCGGTCGCGGATCTGGGCGCCGGACGGCCGCGTGGTCGCCGAGGCCGGCCCGCGACCAGGCGATCTTGCCATCCACACCCTTGAATATGCAGGTTGA
- a CDS encoding SAM-dependent methyltransferase, whose amino-acid sequence MNELPDRISDGDDAATPNAARMYDYALGGYHNFAIDRTSWRQLEEVTPNARRIVHSHRAFLGRAVRRLAGQGVRQFLDIGAGLPTLGNTHEAARDADPAARVIYVDNDPLVVVQSRALLRDEPRARVIEGDLRRPEDVLYHPEVLDLLDFAEPVAILVVDVPGPVPDEPGIVARLGEACVSGSHLIVSGRTADELTAMLAGFDLVDPGVVPATDWHPDPLATDPPLAEPLAAVAQKR is encoded by the coding sequence GTGAACGAGCTACCGGATCGGATCTCGGACGGTGACGACGCCGCGACGCCGAACGCGGCGCGAATGTACGATTACGCGCTGGGCGGATATCACAACTTTGCGATCGATCGCACCTCCTGGCGGCAGCTCGAGGAGGTCACGCCGAATGCGCGCCGAATTGTGCACTCACACCGCGCATTCCTCGGCCGTGCCGTGCGCCGCCTGGCCGGGCAGGGCGTGCGCCAGTTCCTGGACATCGGCGCCGGCCTGCCCACGCTCGGCAACACGCACGAGGCGGCGCGGGACGCGGACCCGGCCGCCCGGGTGATCTACGTGGACAACGATCCGCTCGTGGTCGTGCAGAGCCGCGCGCTGCTGCGGGACGAGCCGCGCGCCCGGGTGATCGAGGGTGATCTGCGGCGCCCGGAGGACGTGCTCTACCACCCCGAGGTGCTGGACCTGCTGGACTTCGCCGAGCCGGTCGCGATCCTCGTCGTGGACGTGCCGGGCCCGGTGCCGGACGAACCCGGGATCGTCGCGCGGCTCGGCGAGGCCTGCGTCTCCGGCAGCCACCTGATCGTCTCCGGCCGGACCGCGGACGAGCTCACCGCGATGCTGGCCGGGTTCGATCTCGTCGATCCCGGAGTGGTGCCGGCGACCGATTGGCATCCCGATCCGCTCGCCACCGATCCGCCACTCGCGGAGCCGCTCGCGGCCGTCGCCCAGAAAAGGTGA
- a CDS encoding ATP-binding protein — translation MKLTVEELRELFLFEKLDNEKLAWLAEHGTVETAAARETVFREGEPATCFYVLLEGTVSLTALVNGDQVEFTRSDQRGSYAGATRAYVGETSEHTYPHSMQAVTGLKLWVLPAETFAGIMRDWFPMAVHLLEGLFVGQRAVSTVVGERQRLLALGALSAGLTHELNNPAAAAVRATEALRGRVAGMRDKLARIADGRLDGSRLHELVRFQDDAVKRAAHAEEMSPLATSDAEDELGDWLEDHGVEGGWDLAGTLVAGDIDAEWLSRVTAAVGDDYAELAVRYITYTVDTELLMKEIDDAVRRISGLVKATKQYSQLDRAPYQTVDVHELLWATLTMIKSKIPPGITLVKDVDKTLPPVPAYAAELNQVWTNLLDNAIGAMGDSGTLSIRTEREADCVVVEIGDTGHGIPAENMSRIFEPFFTTKPVGEGTGLGLDISYRIVVNKHGGDIRVTSKPGDTRFRVYLPLTPRPGA, via the coding sequence GTGAAACTGACGGTGGAGGAGCTGCGCGAGCTCTTCCTGTTCGAGAAGCTGGACAACGAGAAGCTGGCCTGGCTGGCCGAGCACGGCACGGTGGAGACCGCGGCCGCGCGCGAGACGGTGTTCCGCGAGGGCGAGCCGGCCACCTGCTTCTACGTGCTCCTGGAGGGCACGGTGTCGCTGACCGCGCTGGTCAACGGCGATCAGGTCGAGTTCACCCGGAGCGATCAGCGCGGTTCGTACGCGGGCGCGACCCGGGCGTACGTGGGCGAGACCAGCGAGCACACGTACCCGCACAGCATGCAGGCGGTCACCGGCCTGAAGCTGTGGGTGCTGCCCGCGGAGACGTTCGCCGGGATCATGCGCGACTGGTTCCCGATGGCCGTGCACCTGCTGGAGGGCCTGTTCGTCGGCCAGCGCGCGGTCAGCACCGTGGTCGGCGAGCGCCAGCGCCTGCTCGCGCTCGGCGCGCTCTCCGCCGGCCTGACCCACGAGCTGAACAATCCCGCCGCCGCCGCGGTCCGCGCCACCGAGGCGCTGCGCGGCCGGGTCGCCGGCATGCGGGACAAACTCGCGAGGATCGCCGACGGCCGCCTGGACGGCTCCCGGCTGCACGAACTGGTCCGCTTCCAGGACGACGCGGTCAAGCGGGCCGCGCACGCCGAGGAGATGTCGCCGCTCGCCACCTCCGACGCGGAGGACGAACTCGGCGACTGGCTGGAGGACCACGGCGTCGAGGGCGGCTGGGACCTGGCCGGCACGCTGGTCGCCGGCGACATCGACGCCGAGTGGCTGTCCCGGGTCACCGCCGCGGTCGGCGACGACTACGCCGAACTGGCCGTCCGCTACATCACCTACACGGTCGACACGGAACTGCTGATGAAGGAGATCGACGACGCCGTCCGCCGCATCTCCGGCCTGGTCAAGGCCACCAAGCAGTACTCGCAGCTGGACCGCGCGCCGTACCAGACGGTCGACGTGCACGAACTGCTCTGGGCCACGCTCACCATGATCAAGTCCAAGATCCCGCCGGGCATCACACTGGTCAAGGACGTGGACAAGACGCTGCCGCCGGTCCCCGCCTACGCGGCCGAGCTGAACCAGGTCTGGACGAACCTGCTGGACAACGCGATCGGCGCGATGGGCGACAGCGGCACGCTGTCGATCAGGACGGAGCGTGAGGCCGACTGCGTGGTCGTCGAGATCGGCGACACCGGCCACGGCATCCCGGCGGAGAACATGAGCCGCATCTTCGAACCGTTCTTCACCACCAAGCCGGTCGGCGAGGGCACCGGGCTGGGCCTGGACATCTCGTACCGGATCGTGGTCAACAAGCACGGCGGCGACATCCGCGTCACGTCGAAGCCGGGCGACACCCGCTTCCGCGTCTATCTCCCCCTGACGCCCCGTCCGGGCGCGTAG